Below is a window of Spelaeicoccus albus DNA.
GCTCTCGCCGCGTATGTACTGATCGATTCAGGACTATCGCTGCTCGGTCTCCGGGATGCCGACCAAAGCCTGGTCGGTATAGTTCTCACCGCCATGAGCCTTGCTGTCATGCCGCTTCTCAGCCTCCTCGAACGACGCACTGGCGCCGAGCTCGGATCCACATCGGCCATCGCCGACTCCAAACAAACACTGATTTGCGCCTATCTCTCAGCCGCTGTGCTGGCCGGCTTAGTCGTGAATGCACTTTTTGGCTGGACGTGGGCTGACCCTGTCGCCGCTCTCATCATCGCTGGATTCGCTATCAAAGAAGGTATCGAAGCGTGGAAGGGCGACACCTGCACGAGTCCCGTCTCAGCACTCACCGGCCAGCACGATTCCGGACTTGAAGACTGCTGCTGAACGATTCCGGCGAGACTAAGCCCACGCTCTACCGCCCATACGTGATCGGCGACGGGCGGCGGGCGGGCTAGCTTGCCGAGGTTAGCTGTGCACCCAGCTTTGGGCGCCGGCTATCTCGGCACGCAGGTTATCGAGTTGATGCCGGACGGCGTCCGGCGCCGTTCCGCCCTTGGCGTTCCGCGAGGCCAGCGAGCCTTCCGTCGTCAGCACCTCGCGAACGGCGGGCGTCAGGTGCGGCGAGATGCCGGCGAAGTCATCATCGGACAGGTCCCACAGCTCCACTCCCCGTTCTTCGCAGAGCTGCACTGCCTCGCCGGACAGTTCGTGCGCCTGCCGGAACGGCACTCCTTGACGGACCAACCACTCGGCGATGTCCGTTGCGAGCGCGAATCCCTGCGGCGCCAACTCCGTCATCTTCTGCGTGTTGAACGTAAGCGTCGCCATCATGCCCGAGAACGCCGGAAGCAGCACTTCGAGGGTGTCGACCGCGTCGAACACGGGCTCTTTGTCCTCTTGCAGGTCACGGTTGTACGCGAGCGGCAATCCTTTCAGCGTGCTCATCAGCCCGGTCAGGTCGCCGATCAGGCGACCCGCCTTGCCGCGGGCGAGTTCCGCGACGTCCGGATTCTTCTTTTGGGGCATGATGGACGACCCGGTGGAATACGAGTCGTCGAGAGTGACAAACGAGAATTCCTTGGTCGCCCACAGGATGACCTCTTCGGCCATTCTGGACAGGTCGACGGCGATCATGGCTGTGACGAACGAGAATTCGGCGAACACGTCGCGCGCCGCCGTGCCGTCGATCGAGTTCTCGGCCGACGAGTTGAACCCGAGCTCGGCCGCAACCGCCTCCGGATCGAGCCCGAGCGACGACCCGGCGAGCGCCCCGGACCCGTAGGGCGACACCCCTGCTCGGGCGTCCCAGTCCTTCAACCGGTCGAGGTCGCGGATCAGTGTCCACGCGTGTGCCAAGAGGTGGTGGCTGAGCAATACCGGCTGCGCATGCTGCAGATGGGTACGGCCGGGCATCGGGACGCCGAGGTGCTCGCTGGCCTGCGCTTCGAGCGCTGCGACGACGTCGACCAGCAGCGTGCCGATCGATCGTGCGTGGTCGCGCAGGTACATCCGTCCGAGCGTGGCGATCTGGTCATTGCGCGAGCGGCCGGCACGCAGCTTCCCGCCCAGCTCCGGCCCTGCCCTGTCGATCAGTCCGCGTTCGAGCGCCGAGTGCACGTCCTCGTCGGACTCCGCCGCGACGAACGCCCCGGATTCCACATCGGCCTCGAGTCCGTCGAGCGCGCCGATCATGCCGTTCAGCTCGTCGTCCGTGAGGAGGCCGGCCCGGTGCAGCACCCGGGCATGAGCGCGTGATCCGGCAATGTCGTACCGGGCCAGCCGCCAGTCGAAGTCCGTGGACTTGCTCAAGTGGGCCAGCGCATCGGCCGGGCCGCCGGCGAACCGGCCGCCCCACAGGCTCAGACGCTCCGGTCCGGCGTTTTCCGGGTTCTCGGTCATTCGACGTGTCGCTTTCTGATCGGCTGATGAACGTTCCTCCCGCCGAGAGTGGGAGGCGGGCGAAGTGGGCGGGGGTACGGCGCTACAGCTGGGGGCCGTTGCCGAACTTCTCATCCCGGGCGGCGGCCAACTTGCTGGACAGGCCGTAGATGTCGATGAACCCGCGAGCGCTGGTCTGGTCGAAAGCGTCGCCCGTGTCGTAGGTGGCCAGGTTGAAGTCGTAGAGCGACGACTCCGACCGGCGTCCGGTCACGGTGGCCCGGCCGCCGTGCAGCACCATCCGGATTTCTCCGCTGACGTACTTTTGCGTGTCGTCGATGAACGTGTCGAGGGACTTCTTCAGCGGCGAGAACCACTGGCCGTCGTAGACCAGTTCGGTCCAGCGCTGTTCGACGGTCCGCTTGAACCGGGCCTGCTCGCGTTCGACCGTCACGTTCTCCAGCTCCTGATGTGCGGCGATCAGCGCCATGGCGCCGGGCGCTTCGTACACCTCGCGGCTCTTGATGCCGACCAGGCGATCTTCGACGATGTCGATCCGGCCGATGCCCTGCCGGCCGGCCCGGCGGTTCATCTCTTCGATGGCCTGCAACGGAGTGACTTCCTGCCCGTCGAGTTTCACCGGCACGCCGCGCTGGAAGGTGATGGTCACTTCATCGGCGACCGGCGGGAACGTCGGATCGTCGGTGTAGTCGTAGACGTCCTTGGTGGGCTCGTTCCAGATGTCCTCCAGGAACCCGGTCTCGACGGCGCGGCCCCACACGTTCTGGTCGATGGAGAACGGGTTCTCCTTCGTCGTGACGATCGGCAGGTTGTTGCGCTCGGCGTAGTCGATGGCCTTGTCGCGGGTCAGGGCGAGGTCGCGAACCGGGGCGATGCACTTCATGTCCGGGGCCAGCGACGTGATGCCGACCTCGAACCGCACCTGGTCGTTGCCCTTGCCGGTGCAGCCGTGCGCAACTGTGGTGGCGCCGAACTGCCGGGCGGCCTTGACCAGGTGCTTGACGATGACGGGCCGCGAAATGGCCGACACGTTCGGGTACCTGTCCATGTACAGCGCGTTCGTCTTCAGCGCGGGCATGCAGTAGTCGGCCGCGAATTCGTCGCGGGCATCGGCTACGTACGCTTCGACGGCGCCGCAGTCGAGGGCGCGCTGCCGGACGACGTCCAGGTCTTCACCGCCCTGCCCCACGTCGCAGGCCATGGCGACGACCTCGGAGCCGGTCGCTTCCGCGATCCAGCCGATGGCCACTGACGTATCCAGTCCGCCGGAATAGGCGAGTACGACACGATCGGTCACGAGATTTCTCCTTTAGTTGAGGCAAGTGTCAGAAAACGGCCTGCCAGCGCTTCGCCGCCGTTTGGGTCACGGGCGATGACCAGCACCGTATCGTCTCCTGCGATGGTACCGAGCAGGTCGGGGACCTGCGAATGGTCGATGGCCGAGGCCAGGAACTGCGCGGCGCCGGGCGGCGTGCGCAGCACTGTCATATTGGCCGACGAGTCGGCCGAGACGATCAGTTCTTCGCAGAGCCGGGCCAGACGGGAGTCCAGGAGTTCTTGGTTCCTGTCGTTTTGCGGGCTCTGGTCGCCGCCCTCCCCCGGCACGGCGTAGCTGAGCGTGCCGTCGGCGGCCCGCACCTTGACGGCGCGCAGGTCGACGAGGTCGCGGGAGAGGGTCGCTTGGGTGACGCTCACGCCGTCCGCCGCAAGCAGTTCGGCGAGTTCGGCCTGACTGCGCACGCGTCCGCGGGTGATGATGTCGACGATCAGCCGGTGCCGGGCCGTCTTGGTCGGCGGCGTCAACGTTTCGCGAGCAGCCATGCCAGCAGTCCTTTCTGCGCGTGCAGCCGGTTCTCGGCTTCGTCCCAAATGACCGAGTTCGGCCCGTCGAGCACGTCGGCAGTGATTTCGCTGCCGCGGTAGGCCGGCAGGCAGTGCAGCACGATGGCGTCCGCCGATTCGGCAAGCCGTGCGGCGTTGACCTGGTAGGGCGCGAACGGCGATTCGCCGCCGGCGCGGCCCGCCGAGTCCTGCCCCATCGACACCCACGTGTCGGTGACCAGCGCGTCAGCGCCGGACGCCGCGGACGCCGGGTCGGTCGTCACGCTCACGGATCCGCCGGTGCGGGCGGCGAGATCTTCGGCGTCGGCAAGGATGCCGGCGTCCGGGTGGTAGCCCTCGGGGGCGGCAATGCGCACGTGCATGCCGGCGTTGGCTCCGGCCAGGGCGTACGAGTGGGCCATGTTGTTGGCGCCGTCGCCGAAGTACGACAACGTCAATCCGGCCAGGCCTCCGGCGCTGTCGTTGCCGCGGTGTTCGCGGATGGTCAGCAGGTCGGCGAGCAGTTGGCACGGGTGGAAGTCGTCGGACAGGGCGTTGACGACGGGCACGGACGAGTTGTCGGCCATCTCCTCCAATCCGGACTGCGCGTAGGTGCGCCACACGATCGCCGCGACTTGTCGTTCGAGCACGTGTGCCGTGTCGGCGATGGATTCCTTGTGCCCGAGTTGCGAGGCGCCGGAGTCGATGATGAGCGGCGATCCGCCCAGATCGGCGATGCCGGTGGCGAACGAGATGCGCGTGCGCGTGGACGTTTTGTCGAAGAACACGGCAACGGTTTGCGGGCCGGCCAGGGGCTTGGCGCTGAACCGGTCGGCTTTGAGCTCGGCGGCCAGGTCGAGCACCTCGATCAGTTCGCCGGGTGCGAGGTCGTCGTCGCGCAGGAAGTGTCTGGTCATGGGTCAGGCTCCTTCGGCAGTGTCGGCGGGTTTCGTGTCAGCGACGGCGCCCTCGAGCAGCGCGGGCAGCGCGGCAAGGAATTCGTCGGCCTGCTCAGTCGTCACAATCAGCGGCGGGGCCAGGCGAATGGTGGCCGGGCCGGGCGCGTTGACGATGAAGCCGGCGTCGAGGCCGCGAGCGACGAGCGCGCCGGACGCCGGGGCGTCCAGGTCGAAGGCGATGAGCAGTCCGCGGCCGCGCACTGCCGTCACGTGGTCGAGCCGGGCCAGTTTGTCCGCCAGGTAGCTGCCGACGCGGGCGGCGTTTTCGATGACGCCGTCCGACTCGAGCGCGTGCAGCGTGGCAAGAGCGGCGGCCGAGGCGACCGGGTTGCCGCCGAATGTGGTGCCGTGTTGGCCCGGCGTGAGCGTGGACGACGGGCCGGCGCCCAGCGTGATCATGGCGCCGATCGGGAATCCGCTGCCGAGCCCCTTGGCCAAGGTGATGGCGTCGGGCAGGTCGGCGCCGCTGCCCAGAATTCCCGGATAGGCGAACCAGCTGCCGGTGCGCCCGATGCCGGTCTGCACTTCGTCGACGATGAGCAGCACACCGGCCGCGCGGGTCAGTTCGCGTGCCGTGCGGAGGTATTCCGGGCTGAGGGGCCGGACGCCGGCCTCCCCTTGGATCGGTTCGATCACGAGCGCGGCCACCGTGTCGTCGAGAGCGTCCGCGAGCGCATCTGTGTCGTTGAAGGCGATGTGCTCGACGCCGCCGGGCAGCGGTTCGAACGGTTCCCGATAGGCCTGCTTGGCCGTCAGTGCCAGGGCGCCCATGGTCCGGCCGTGGAAGGCGCCGTCGAGCGCCAGGATTCGCGTGCGGCGTCCGGACGGGTCGGCTTTTCCGTGGGCGCGCGCCAGTTTGAATGCGGCCTCGTTGGCTTCGGTGCCCGAGTTGGCGAAGAACACCTTGGACCCCGTCGGGGCGCCGCTGATTTGAAGGAGGCGTTCGGCAAGGGCCACCTGGGTGGGGCTGGTGAAGAAGTTGGACACGTGGCCGAGCGTCGTCAGCTGGCTGGAGATGACCGACGTGACGAACGGGTGGGCGTGGCCGAGCGCGTTGACGGCGATACCGCCGAGCAGGTCGAGGTAACGGCGTCCCTGGTCGTCCCACACGTAGGCACCCTGGCCGCGCACGAGTACGCGCTGGGGCGTGCCGAACACGTTCAGCAGCGAGCCGGAGTAGCGGTCGAGCCAGCGGGCGGCCGAGTCGGGGGTGCCGGCCGGGTGGGTGAGCGAGTCGAGTTCGGCGGTCACTGCAGTTTCCTTTCGTACGGTTCCACGTCGTCGTCGGGCAGCACCATGGTGCCGATGCCCTCCGAGGTGAACACCTCGAGCAAGATCGAATGGGCGAGCCGGCCGTCGACGATGTGCGCCTGCTTGACGCCGCCGCGCACGGCTTTCAGCGCGGCTTGCATCTTTGGGATCATGCCGGAGGCGAGGGTGGGCAGCATGCCTTCGAGGTCGGTCACTCCGATCACGGAGATGAGCGAGTCGGTGTCGGGCCAGTTGGCGTAGAGGCCTTCGACGTCGGTGAGGACGACGAGTTTCTCGGCGCCGAGTTCGGCAGCGACGGCTGCTGCGGCGGCGTCCGCGTTGACGTTGAGCACCTGCCCGGCCGGGCCGTCGATGTCCGGCGCGATGGACGAGATGACGGGGATCCGGCCGGCGTCGAGCAGGTCGTCGACGGCTTGCCGGTTGACGCCGACGACCTCGCCGACGAGGCCCAGGTCGACGACGTCGCCGTCGACTTCGGCGGTAGTGCGGCGGGCCTGCAGCAAGGCGGCGTCTTCGCCGGACAGTCCCACTGCGTGCGCGCCGCGGGAGTTGATACGGCCGACGAGTTCGCGGCCGACCTGGCCGGTGAGCACCATCCGGACGACGTCCATGGCCTCGGCGGTCGTCACGCGCAGGCCGCCGCGGAATTCGGATTCGATGCCGAGCTTTTCCAGCATCCGGGAGATCTGCGGGCCGCCGCCGTGCACGACGATGGGCCGCAGTCCGGCGTAGCGCAGAAACAGGATGTCGTCGGCGAACGCTTGTTTGAGTTCATCGCTTTGCATGGCGTTGCCGCCGTATTTCACGACGACGGTGGCGCCCTGGAACTGTTCCAGCCACGGCAGGGCTTCGACGAGGACGGCGGCCTTGGACTGGGCCATCTCTAGGCGGGCGGAAATGCTCATGTCGAGTATGCGCTGTTCTCTTCGACGTAGTCGTGGGTCAGGTCGGATGTCCAGATTGTGGCGTCGCTGCTCCCGGCGTGCAGGTCGATCGTCACGCTGACGGCGCGCGGGGTGAGGTCGACGGTGGCCGGGTCGGCGTGCGGCGTGCCGGCTTTGCACACCCACACGTCGTTGACGGCGACGTCGACTTCGGCGGGGGTGAATGCGGCGTCCGTGGTGCCGATGGCGGCCAGCACGCGTCCCCAGTTGGGGTCGTTGCCGAACACGGCGGCCTTGAACAGGTTCGAGCGGGCGACGGCGCGGGACGCCGTGACGGCGTCGGTCTCGGTGGCGGCGCCCCGGGTGGTGATGGCGATGTCGTGGTGGGCGCCTTCGGCGTCGGTGTGCAGTTGCGCGGTGAGCTGCGCGCAGGCCTCGGTGACGAGTGCGGTGAGGTCGGCGGCGTCCGGGGTGATGCCGGAGGCGCCGGAGGCCATCAGCACGACCGTGTCGTTGGTGGACATGCAGCCGTCGGTGTCCAGACGGTCGAATGTCTGCGCGCAGGCAGTACGCAGGGCGCCGTCGAGGGTGGCGGCGTCGACGTCGGCGTCGGTGGTGAGCACGACCAGCATGGTGGCCAGGCCCGGGGCGAGCATGCCGGCGCCCTTGGCCATGCCGCCAACCGAGTACCCCTCCCCCGCGAGCTCGACGGTTTTGGCGTGCGTGTCGGTGGTGATGATGGCCCCGGCCGCGTCGTCGCCGCCGTCCGCGGAGAGCCGGCCGGCCGCGGTGGCGACTCCGGGAAGCAATTTGTCCTCGGGCAGCGGCGCGCCGATCAGACCGGTCGAGCAGACGACGACGTCGGACGCCGAGATGCCCAGTTCCTCGGCGACGGCTTCGGCGGTGCGGTGCGTGGTTTGGAATCCGGCCTGGCCGGTGTAGCAGTTGGCGCCGCCGGAGTTCAGGACGACGGCGTGCACGATGCCGTCGGCGGAGACTTGTTCGCTCCAGAGCACGGGGTTGGCCTTGCAGCGGTTGCCGGTGTAGACGGCGGCGGCGTTGTGGCTCGGTCCGTCGTTGACGACGAGCGCCAGGTCGGGTTTGCCGCTGGGTTTCAATCCGGCGGTGACGCCGGCGGCGCGGAAGCCGTGCGGGGTGGTGACGCTCATGGTGCGACTCCTTGGGTGGAAAGGCCTGTGGTTTCGGGGATGCCGAGAGCGATGTTGACGGCTTGGATGGCCTGGCCGGCGGTGCCCTTGACGAGATTGTCGATGGCGGACGTGACGACGACGCGGCCGGCGCGCTCGTCGACGGCCAGTTGGATGAGGGCGCTGTTGGCCCCGAGCGTCCAGGCAGTGGAGGGCCACTGGCCGTCGGGCAGCACGGAGACGAATGCCTCGTCGGCGTAGGCGTCCGTGAGGGCGGCTCGGAGTGCGACCGGGTCGGTCCCGGCCGTGATCTTGGCGCTGATGGTGGCGAGGATGCCGCGGGCCATGGGCACGAGGGTGGGGGTGAACGAGAGTCTGATGGGGCCGGACGCCGGGTCGGCGCCGATGGACCAGTTGAGGTTTTGTTCGATCTCGGGCTGGTGGCGGTGCACGCCGCCAACGCCGTAGGGGCTGGCCGAGCCAAGAATTTCGGAGGCCAGCAGGTGAGTTTTGGCGGACTTGCCGGCGCCGGACGGGCCGTTGGCGAGGACGGCAACGAGGTCCGCAGGGTCGATTGCGCCGGCGGCCAACAGCGGGGCCACGGCGACGGTGACGGCAGTGACGTTGCAGCCGGGCACGGCCAGGCGCGTCGCGCCGGCGAGCGTCTCGCGTTGTTTGCCGGCGGGAAGCACGAGTTCGGGCAGACCGTAGGCCCAGCTGCCGGGGTGGTGACTTTTCGGTAGGCCCTGGCCGTAGAACTTGGCCCAGCTAGCGGCATCGACCAAGCGATGATCGGCGCCGAGGTCGACGATGAGGCTGCCCGGGCTCGTGGCCTCGAGTTCGGCTGCGATGGCACCGGACGCACCATGCGGCAGCGCCAGGAAGATGACGTCGTGGCCCGCTAGGTTGCCCGCAGTGGTGCCCTGGAGCTGCATGTTGGCGTATCGGCGCAGGTGCGGCTGGTGTTCACCGAGCAGCGAGCCGGCATTGGAGTTGGCAGTGACGGTGCGCACATCGAGCTCGGGGTGGCCGGCGGCAAGGCGCAGCGCTTCTCCCCCGGCATAGCCGGTGGCGCCCGACACGGCAACGGAAAAACTCATACGTATGAATATACACGCTTAAGAGTGTTTATTCACATCTATGCAACAGATGCGCTGGACTCAGGTGCGCCGAGAGCCGCCCGCTCAGAATTCATTGGGGTGTTGACGATGCGGCGCGCTCCCACAGCCCGCCTAATTCACTATCCAGCGAATGGGGCTCAAACGGTTTCATGCCACCTTCCGGATACGGCGTGATTTCACCGAAATATACCGTTCCATGAACTTCGTAGAGATCAACCCGAATGAAGTCGAAAGTGCGGCCAAGGTCGGCAGCAGCAGCCAGCATTTTACTGAGCCCACCGGGTGCTTCTTGGACCGAAGCCATCGGGAAAACGTTCGTATAATCTAACGGTTGCCATTCCGTAGTATAAAATCGGCGTTGGTGGCCAGAGAAGCGATCGCTATCTACTTGAATCAGCCGAGGAACTCCGCCGAAAACGTAAAATTTGTAGTCGTTAATCACCTGGCCGTTCCCAAGGTGTTCTTCAACGAGAAAGCATTTTTTAGCCTCGCGGTATGCCCACTCGCCGAAGTATGCTCTTTCATAAACACGCAGCCATCCCCTCGTACTCTTTGCAAGCTGAACGAGATCTGGCGCACCCTCGCCGAAGTAGACTGCCTGGCTCCTGTGATTCGGCTTGAGAACCCACTTCAAAGGTAGTTTCCGACTGCAAAGATCCGCAAGGTTGTCACCGAACCAAAGCGTCTCTGGAATACGAGCATTGGATGTGTTTTCGCGGGCGAATTCTTTCATTTTCAATTTATCGCATGTCCATGCCATTTGTTTTGAATGGTCGTTCAGCATGCGAACTTGTATTAGCTCAGTAAACAGTTCTGGGTTTTTTAGATGCGGCAATCGGCCGAATTTCCGTGCATAATACAGGCGCCGAATCACGCGATCAGGCAACAGTCCAACAAGTCGCGTACAAAAAACAGACGTACCTAATAGCGACGTCATTTAGTTCCATCCAAACCTTTTTCGAGTTCGCTATCCGGCGGGTGTGAGTCGGATCGTCCACATCACAGCTCGATTGCTAGTGGCGTCAGTAGTAGCAGTCAGACCTCCTTGGGCCCCATCCAAAACCGGGCCCCCGGAATCCGCGGCCAAAATCGCATAATGACCACCGCCAGTACCAGCCGCGGTATCACGCTGCTTCACCCCCGCCGGCGCCGTCCAAGCAGTCGTCGAACCAGACTTGTCTGCCCAATACGACACAACCCAGTCCCCAGCCGCAGCATCAAGCGCCGGAGTAGTGTGATCAGTAGTACTGCTATCACCGGCATGCGCAACAGCCTGCCCATCAAGCTTGCTGGCATCAACCCCGGAATACACGACCACCGACAACACCGACTTGTGATACGCCGCATAATCCATGCGCACCTCGGCCCCAGCATCACCAGCAGCGACGGTCTTCTTCCACACCGTCGAGGACACATTCCCGTTGTCGAACGAATCAACCTCTGTCCATCCGGTCACCCCGCTCGGCCCCGTCGTCGTCATACCAGACGGAGCACTAAACGTCAGCAGCATCACGTCACCAGAAGACGCCGCCGAAGGAACCGTCAACTCCTTATGGGTAGACGACCCCGTCCCCGAATGCGCCGCACCAACAAAACCCAACGTATTCGCAGTCGGAGCCGAAACCGTCACGTCATGCGACACCGTATCCGTCGCACCGTCATTGTCCTTGACGGTCAACTTCACCGTGAAAGTACCAGCGTCGGAATAACTATGCGACGGCGTAACGCCCTCGCCCGTCTTCCCATCACCGAAATCCCACGAATACGAAGCAATCGACCCATCGGAATCCTTCGACCCCGACCCATCAAACGCGCACCCATTACCCTGACAATCCGACGTAAACGCCGCCGACGGAGCACTATTCGGCGCCGGCTCTCCGGCTGGTGTGAGTCGGATCGTCCACATCACAGCTCGATTGCTAGTGGCGTCAGTAGTAGCAGTCAGACCTCCTTGGGCCCCATCCAAAACCGGGCCCCCGGAATCCGCGGCCAAAATCGCATAATGACCACCGCCAGTACCAGCCGCGGTATCACGCTGCTTCACCCCCGCCGGCGCCGTCCAAGCAGTCGTCGAACCAGACTTGTCTGCCCAATACGACACAACCCAGTCCCCAGCCGCAGCATCAAGCGCCGGAGTAGTGTGATCAGTAGTACTGCTATCACCGGCATGCGCAACAGCCTGCCCATCAAGCTTGCTGGCATCAACCCCGGAATACACGACCACCGACAACACCGACTTGTGATACGCCGCATAATCCATGCGCACCTCGGCCCCAGCATCACCAGCAGCGACGGTCTTCTTCCACACCGTCGAGGACACATTCCCGTTGTCGAACGAATCAACCTCTGTCCATCCGGTCACCCCGCTCGGCCCCGTCGTCGTCATACCAGACGGAGCACTAAACGTCAGCAGCATCACGTCACCAGAAGACGCCGCCGAAGGAACCGTCAACTCCTTATGGGTAGACGACCCCGTCCCCGAATGCGCCGCACCAACAAAACCCAACGTATTCGCAGTCGGAGCCGACACCGTCACGTCATGCGACACCGTATCCGTCGCACCGTCATTGTCCTTGACGGTCAACTTCACCGTGAAAGTACCAGCGTCGGAATAACTATGCGACGGCGTAACGCCCTCGCCCGTCTTCCCATCACCGAAATCCCACGAATACGAAGCAATCGACCCATCGGAATCCTTCGACCCCGACCCATCAAACGCGCACCCATTACCCTGACAATCCGACGTAAACGCCGCCGACGGAGCACTATTCGGCGCGCCAGCAGGACTACCGTTGTAAAGGAACAGTGCACGGGCTCGCCAGTCCACGCCGTCGCTATCGGGTCCGCTCACAACGCTCGACTCTCCGGTAACGGCGTCGTCCGCAAAATCAACGGCGTGCAAGTTCCCGTCAGCCTTGGTCACGTAATAGAGCTTGCCTCCGGAGTAGAACATTCCGTCTGCATCGCTGAAGTCGACGCTGCTGGATACAGTCGCATGTGTCTCATCAACGATGCCGCTATCAGGTGAGAACCACCGCCACTGCAAGTTTGGATTGCCGAATTCCGTATAGTAGAGCTTGCCAGACTTATAGAACATTCCTGTAACATTCGGAAGTTCGCCGTATAGAGATGGATACGCGCCGTCAAACGTCGTCGTTCCGACCCCTGTGCGCACGTTGGCCCATGCGGGATCATGGTACGGATCATATTTCACGTCCGGGCCCCACGTGGCTCCGTCGAAGGTACGCGAATGCAGAAAGTTGTCAGTAGAGCCGTAGAAGACCTTGTCACCGACCATAAATGCACCACGCGCCTGACCCCACGGTATGTCGCCATTGCCAACGTCGGTAGGAGTTGACGCCGTCGTTCCGTCAAACTCGACGCGTGAAACTCCGTTTACGTTGCCAGCTGGTGGCGCCTGCTGGTCTGTGCGCACGATTTCGATGCCGCTGACTAGAGGGTTCTCCGTAACATGACCAAACGAGATCGTCACGTCACCGTCTGCTGGAGCGGTGATGTCTTTCGACTTCATCGTTCCCGTCTGGTCTCCGACGTCAGCGACAAGATCTTCATTGTTGAGCCACGTCTGCCCATCAAGGCTGACGTTGAACACTCGTTGGCCGGCCGCCGAAGTACAGCTACACCGATTGGCTAAATAAACACGGACTTGAACAGGGGTGCCGGCAGCAACTGGGAAATTCCATTGCATCTCCGGGTCATCCGAAGGATCCCATCGTTCGCTGTCGAAAATAGCCGACGGCGTGCTGGAGGGAACGCTGGAGTCAAGCACCGCGCCCGGATCATATGTTGCCGAATTACTACCGGAATTCCGATTCGGACTTGTAGCCGCAGTATCGGCGGTCCAGTCGGGGCCATTGTCCACAGCTTGTATAGCGGGGCCTCCAGCATTCACGCGATATAGCACGTTGCTATTAGCAGATTTTGCTTGTGTGCCTGCAAGGAACAAGGAGCCCGGCAACGTACCTGTAGCGGTGGAGGCCGACTTCGATCCACCGTCGTAGGGGAAGAAAGCTATTTTTGAGCGCTTATATTTATAGTTGCCGATCCAGTCTGTATTGGAACCAAGGTAGATACCATCTTTTGTGGCCAAGAAGTTGTACACCCAGGCTCCCAACGGCACGCGCCCGGGATTCCAGCTCAGCGGTCGCCCGCTTATCGGATCTAATGCCGCTAACCCTGGCCTAGGGACTGCACCAGCGGACGCATGATCCACTCCAAGTGGATCGTTCCCCCACCTCTCGTGTCCGCCGATGAAAATCGCCGCATCGGTTACAGTAACTCCTTGGAGGCTATCGCCCCCGGTTTCCGCGATCCATGTGGGCTGGACGTCGGTACCCTGGGCATCGGTCTTCCATTTCGCAGCGGCGTCGCACAGCGTACCGGGGTTACCCCCTCCGGTGGAAGTCACAACGAAATAGGATCCGTCGGGCGAAAATGAAACGCCACGCACAGTGTCGCTGAAAGCCCAGCTGAAGCACGTCGGTTGATACCGGGTCGTGTTCCAGTTTTGGTCGACCGTCGCTGACTGACCCGTGAGGTCGATCATCACTATCTGATCGC
It encodes the following:
- a CDS encoding PKD domain-containing protein, with amino-acid sequence MKAPIRALLAAMLSAILAAFFLTITPVGSAQASQPPDPGPSSRTIPNDVPSTKTPQVNNGDVQSMSKVGNLIVMGGDFTSVNNQTYNHVAAFNADTGALSTSFNPSVNGIVNAVAPGPNDHSVYVGGNFTKIGNVSVTDLALLDLSSGTIVSGWTTPSFNYGEVRDLTLRGDRLYVGGTFSRVGGQPHAGLASLDADSGAVQSFMNLQVSGQHNPETVGWVGVRRFDVTADGHTMVAIGNFAQVDGLQRDQIVMIDLTGQSATVDQNWNTTRYQPTCFSWAFSDTVRGVSFSPDGSYFVVTSTGGGNPGTLCDAAAKWKTDAQGTDVQPTWIAETGGDSLQGVTVTDAAIFIGGHERWGNDPLGVDHASAGAVPRPGLAALDPISGRPLSWNPGRVPLGAWVYNFLATKDGIYLGSNTDWIGNYKYKRSKIAFFPYDGGSKSASTATGTLPGSLFLAGTQAKSANSNVLYRVNAGGPAIQAVDNGPDWTADTAATSPNRNSGSNSATYDPGAVLDSSVPSSTPSAIFDSERWDPSDDPEMQWNFPVAAGTPVQVRVYLANRCSCTSAAGQRVFNVSLDGQTWLNNEDLVADVGDQTGTMKSKDITAPADGDVTISFGHVTENPLVSGIEIVRTDQQAPPAGNVNGVSRVEFDGTTASTPTDVGNGDIPWGQARGAFMVGDKVFYGSTDNFLHSRTFDGATWGPDVKYDPYHDPAWANVRTGVGTTTFDGAYPSLYGELPNVTGMFYKSGKLYYTEFGNPNLQWRWFSPDSGIVDETHATVSSSVDFSDADGMFYSGGKLYYVTKADGNLHAVDFADDAVTGESSVVSGPDSDGVDWRARALFLYNGSPAGAPNSAPSAAFTSDCQGNGCAFDGSGSKDSDGSIASYSWDFGDGKTGEGVTPSHSYSDAGTFTVKLTVKDNDGATDTVSHDVTVSAPTANTLGFVGAAHSGTGSSTHKELTVPSAASSGDVMLLTFSAPSGMTTTGPSGVTGWTEVDSFDNGNVSSTVWKKTVAAGDAGAEVRMDYAAYHKSVLSVVVYSGVDASKLDGQAVAHAGDSSTTDHTTPALDAAAGDWVVSYWADKSGSTTAWTAPAGVKQRDTAAGTGGGHYAILAADSGGPVLDGAQGGLTATTDATSNRAVMWTIRLTPAGEPAPNSAPSAAFTSDCQGNGCAFDGSGSKDSDGSIASYSWDFGDGKTGEGVTPSHSYSDAGTFTVKLTVKDNDGATDTVSHDVTVSAPTANTLGFVGAAHSGTGSSTHKELTVPSAASSGDVMLLTFSAPSGMTTTGPSGVTGWTEVDSFDNGNVSSTVWKKTVAAGDAGAEVRMDYAAYHKSVLSVVVYSGVDASKLDGQAVAHAGDSSTTDHTTPALDAAAGDWVVSYWADKSGSTTAWTAPAGVKQRDTAAGTGGGHYAILAADSGGPVLDGAQGGLTATTDATSNRAVMWTIRLTPAG